A genomic stretch from Malus domestica chromosome 15, GDT2T_hap1 includes:
- the LOC139187438 gene encoding FCS-Like Zinc finger 10-like, which produces MLRKRSRSVQKDQHQMGHLPISDAAAGSDVLGHNPKSSSFFSVPGLFVGLSPKGLSDCDAVRSPTSPLDFRVFSNLGNPYRSQRSNHDGGQQRSWGSSKVGLSIIDSLDDVKSSGRVPRSSESKNILFGPGMRINKTPEPQSNVKPFDSSPKSLPKNYAIFPHSKTKSPLQKGSSDVLFEIGEPPSEPGSFGKIRSSSLDSGRAFSTLLGLSNLNPSSTSGNFCPENLTTQMKTGSIGSSNGFVGSLPASEIELSEDYTCVISHGAKPKKTHIFGDCILECHSEDVNNFGKNEEKEIGFTRPGSSLDNFGHYPLDNFLSFCYYCNKKLEEGKDIYIYRGEQAFCSLSCRSEEILIDEALEKCNDQSSEKPLESYEELFETGMLADK; this is translated from the exons ATGCTGAGGAAGAGAAGCAGGTCAGTTCAGAAGGATCAGCACCAAATGGGTCATCTGCCAATTTCTGATGCTGCCGCTGGGTCTGATGTTTTGGGGCACAACCCTAAAAGCAGCTCTTTTTTCAGTGTTCCTGGTCTGTTTGTAGGGTTGAGTCCTAAGGGTTTATCAGATTGTGATGCAGTTAGAAGCCCAACTTCTCCTctagattttagggttttttccAATCTGGGTAACCCCTATAGGTCACAAAGGTCCAACCATGATGGGGGACAGCAGAGGAGCTGGGGTAGCAGTAAAGTAGGATTAAGCATCATAGATTCTCTTGATGATGTGAAATCTTCCGGGAGAGTTCCTCGTTCGTCGGAGAGTAAGAACATTCTTTTTGGACCTGGAATGAGGATTAATAAAACCCCAGAGCCTCAGTCCAATGTCAAGCCTTTcgattcttcaccaaaatctctGCCCAAGAACTATGCAATTTTCCCTCATTCCAAAACCAAATCTCCTTTACAGAAGGGTAGTTCTGATGTTCTTTTTGAAATCGGAGAACCCCCATCAGAACCTGGGTCATTCGGGAAAATCCGGTCCTCTTCATTAGATTCCGGTAGAGCATTTTCGACTCTATTGGGATTGAGCAACCTTAACCCCAGCTCTACTTCAGGAAATTTTTGCCCGGAAAATTTAACCACCCAAATGAAGACTGGATCCATCGGGTCTAGCAATGGGTTTGTTGGGTCTCTCCCAGCAAGTGAGATTGAGCTTTCTGAGGATTATACTTGTGTAATCTCTCATGGTGCCAAACCCAAAAAAACTCACATCTTTGGTGACTGCattttggagtgtcattctGAGGATGTGAACAATTTTGGTAAGAATGAGGAAAAGGAAATTGGATTCACCCGCCCTGGTTCGAGCTTGGACAATTTTGGTCACTACCCTTTAGACAACTTCCTTAGCTTCTGCTACTATTGTAACAAGAAATTGGAAGAGGGCAAAGATATTTACATATACAG GGGTGAGCAAGCATTTTGCAGTTTGAGTTGCCGTTCGGAGGAGATTTTGATTGATGAGGCGTTGGAAAAATGCAATGACCAGTCTTCTGAGAAGCCTCTCGAGTCGTATGAGGAACTTTTCGAGACTGGCATGCTTGCAGATAAATAA
- the LOC103456134 gene encoding uncharacterized protein, translated as MLKVTRTPHTPMAASPSQSDLQLQLNRRLSLRCHPSSTQVQGAMENMFKMTSEIDENSAGISEEIEKCKESAIEKKKDLEEVREQVEKAAYAVLELLNNRA; from the exons ATGCTCAAAGTTACACGCACACCCCACACTCCAATGGCGGCTTCACCATCTCAGTCAGACCTTCAGCTCCAACTCAATCGGAGACTGAGTCTCCGATGTCATCCATCGTCTACG CAAGTCCAGGGCGCGATGGAGAACATGTTTAAGATGACCAG CGAGATTGATGAGAACTCTGCCGGAATTTCGGAGGAGATCGAGAAGTGCAAGGAATCTGCTATcgagaagaagaaagacttaGAGGAGGTCAGAGAGCAAGTCGAAAAAGCTGCTTACGCCGTCTTGGAGTTGCTCAACAACCGAGCATAG